The Arachis ipaensis cultivar K30076 chromosome B07, Araip1.1, whole genome shotgun sequence genome includes a window with the following:
- the LOC107609388 gene encoding uncharacterized protein LOC107609388: MQTATRAEAERLLGIAEKLLHTRDLNGSREFAILAQETEPLLEGSDQILAIVDVLLAADNRPNAATSHPHHHQLDWYGILQVDRRTNDLDLIKRNYRRLALLLHPDKSRFAYADHAFKLVADAWAVLSDPIKKSNYDKELSFFSRVDLSVPGWVQQDKLPVRRTGPGPGPGPGPSARTNNNSNTISFDGMNISMTNNTPASAARNEIAVDENSNPRQRQGQNRSGNFWTACPYCYRLYEYPRVYEGCCLRCQNCDRSFHGISIPSLPPLVPGQDAYYCCWGFFPMGFVVGNVGSAEKEPAPAPVPVTVAAPQSASSLPNWMPAAAVQENGGNVSVPVAAPTPARVAARGSISNGVAGSGPRKRGRPRKYPLQS, encoded by the coding sequence ATGCAAACGGCAACGAGAGCAGAAGCCGAACGTCTACTCGGGATCGCAGAAAAGCTCCTGCACACCCGCGATCTCAACGGCTCCCGCGAATTCGCCATCCTCGCCCAAGAAACCGAACCTCTTCTAGAAGGTTCCGACCAGATCCTCGCCATCGTCGACGTCCTCTTAGCCGCTGATAACCGTCCAAACGCCGCCACCAGCCACCCCCACCACCACCAACTCGATTGGTACGGCATCCTCCAGGTGGACCGCCGCACCAACGACCTCGACCTCATCAAGCGCAACTACCGCCGCCTCGCTCTCCTCCTCCACCCTGACAAGAGCCGCTTTGCGTACGCCGACCACGCCTTTAAGCTCGTCGCCGACGCCTGGGCGGTGCTCTCGGACCCAATCAAGAAGTCCAACTACGACAAGGAGCTCTCTTTCTTCTCCCGAGTCGACCTCTCCGTTCCCGGCTGGGTCCAGCAAGACAAGCTCCCGGTCCGTAGAACGGGACCTGGGCCTGGTCCAGGGCCAGGCCCAAGCGCCAGGACAAATAATAACAGTAACACCATAAGCTTCGACGGGATGAATATCAGCATGACTAATAACACGCCTGCGTCCGCCGCGAGGAACGAGATTGCGGTGGACGAGAATTCGAACCCGAGGCAGCGGCAGGGGCAAAACAGATCGGGAAATTTCTGGACCGCGTGTCCGTACTGCTATAGGTTGTATGAGTACCCTAGGGTTTACGAGGGATGCTGCTTGAGGTGCCAGAATTGTGACAGGTCCTTCCATGGGATCTCGATTCCTTCGCTGCCCCCACTGGTGCCGGGGCAGGATGCCTATTACTGCTGCTGGGGGTTCTTTCCGATGGGGTTTGTGGTTGGGAATGTGGGATCTGCGGAGAAAGAGCCTGCGCCGGCGCCGGTTCCAGTCACGGTTGCAGCTCCACAGTCTGCGTCGTCACTTCCGAATTGGATGCCTGCCGCGGCTGTTCAGGAGAATGGGGGAAATGTTTCTGTGCCGGTTGCAGCGCCGACGCCTGCTAGGGTGGCTGCCAGAGGAAGTATTTCGAATGGAGTTGCTGGATCTGGGCCGAGGAAGCGAGGAAGGCCTCGGAAGTATCCGTTGCAGTCATGA